One part of the Tenacibaculum sp. 190130A14a genome encodes these proteins:
- a CDS encoding RNA polymerase sigma factor: MPEQQKSVCEEKNFDSLFNTYYETATNYIYYKCGNLQQAEDIVQDAFVKIWKRCAEVIYETARSFLYTICNNALRNQFAHQKVVLRHEAIPRSDRDHESPEFILETEEFRSKLENAIASLSDKEREVFLLSRIDKKTYKEIAEITNITVKAVERRMSNAFINLRKILGKDLKF, from the coding sequence ATGCCCGAACAACAAAAATCTGTTTGTGAAGAAAAGAACTTTGATTCTTTATTCAATACCTACTACGAAACTGCTACCAACTACATTTATTATAAATGTGGAAATTTGCAGCAAGCAGAAGATATTGTTCAGGATGCTTTTGTAAAAATTTGGAAAAGATGTGCTGAAGTAATTTATGAAACTGCAAGATCTTTCCTGTATACTATATGTAATAATGCATTACGTAACCAGTTTGCGCATCAAAAAGTCGTGTTACGCCATGAGGCAATTCCTAGAAGTGATAGAGATCATGAAAGTCCTGAGTTCATTTTGGAAACAGAAGAATTTAGAAGTAAACTAGAAAATGCCATTGCAAGTTTATCTGATAAAGAAAGAGAAGTTTTTTTATTAAGTCGTATTGATAAAAAAACGTATAAAGAAATAGCTGAAATAACTAACATAACTGTAAAGGCCGTAGAAAGAAGAATGAGCAATGCATTTATCAATCTAAGAAAGATTTTAGGAAAAGATTTAAAATTTTAA
- a CDS encoding FecR family protein, translating into MKKYETDKSFLARWAANELSNEELAEFKKTDAFKDFDRINEIAQQFKGPKIDTKAALARTKTKMNKGKVRSLNSKLWYSIAASIAILILGYFGANSTKQYTTGIGEQLAVVLPDGSKVQLNANSNLQHKRFFWNSNRKLSLVGEAYFQVEKGSDFSVSTSYGNVTVLGTKFNVKSRSNNFELNCYEGTVRFDQKGTNVQKILNANDQILLVKERIIEQKHQTGEPVWMSGISVFKDRPLQEVLNELSNLYNITFKTNNIDTSQSFSGSFIHNDLEKALKTTLTPMGIVYTFSDNENIVFLQ; encoded by the coding sequence ATGAAAAAATACGAAACCGATAAATCTTTTTTAGCACGTTGGGCTGCAAATGAATTGAGCAATGAAGAATTAGCTGAGTTCAAAAAAACCGATGCCTTTAAAGATTTTGACCGTATCAATGAAATTGCGCAACAGTTCAAAGGCCCTAAAATTGACACAAAAGCTGCCTTAGCTCGAACCAAGACCAAAATGAATAAAGGAAAGGTTAGATCTTTAAATTCAAAACTTTGGTATTCTATTGCCGCTTCTATCGCTATTCTAATTTTAGGATACTTTGGTGCTAACTCTACCAAACAATATACAACAGGCATTGGAGAACAACTGGCAGTTGTACTTCCAGATGGTAGCAAAGTACAGTTAAATGCGAACTCTAATTTACAACATAAACGTTTCTTTTGGAATTCTAATCGAAAGCTTAGCTTAGTAGGTGAAGCTTATTTTCAAGTTGAGAAAGGAAGTGACTTTAGTGTTTCTACTTCCTATGGAAATGTTACAGTTTTAGGCACCAAATTTAATGTAAAATCGAGAAGTAACAATTTTGAATTAAACTGTTACGAAGGAACCGTACGATTTGATCAAAAAGGAACCAATGTTCAAAAGATTTTAAATGCAAATGATCAAATTTTATTAGTAAAAGAACGCATTATAGAACAAAAACACCAAACGGGTGAGCCTGTTTGGATGAGTGGGATTAGTGTTTTTAAAGATCGTCCATTACAGGAAGTTCTAAATGAATTAAGTAATTTGTATAATATAACTTTTAAAACAAACAACATAGATACTTCTCAATCTTTTTCGGGAAGTTTTATACATAACGATTTAGAAAAAGCTTTGAAGACTACCCTTACCCCAATGGGAATTGTCTATACTTTTTCTGATAACGAAAACATCGTATTTTTACAGTAG
- a CDS encoding TonB-dependent receptor, whose translation MNKIFSTAILLFSIVQLSFSQEKFSIHYNNTPLQEVISDIESKTHVIFSYSKEIIQGKKVTLNKQKITLKQLTLNLTQQTGLLFEMLSSNQIVISKPRRFCGFVVDAETNEPLPFTNVLINERLFTTTNERGFFSFENPANNSEKITFNLLGYQQEEVLISTNQDCPIIPLKTASSELDEVVVLGYITSGIDRNSDGSISVDSKRLGILPGLVSPDISQSIQLIPGISTLDESATGIQIRGGSPDQNLVLYDDIKLYNTGYFYGMFSLFNPFATEKATILRSGTSASYGDRISGIIDISSGTDIPEKMEGGLEIDGLSINGYIKTPISKKLALYTFTRRSYNDIVKTPTYKSYEDKIFTNFGTVKDRNGNILVLETDDDYSPETSNNDFSFADFNSKIIYKPNSKNTLAISGLYTRNRLDFDFSGGDEVVVDSLKTQNKGLSFNWTHASNEKQQEELTAYYSEYNSFYQNNEIKDETGDGVLDLAEINIRKNNIVDFGINFTFTTQIKDSQKLTLGYQLSYTDLNILISKENPVDNELERSLQDDTNLKNALFGEYTFSFKNKGFINAGLRLSHYSSLNRFLVEPRLNFEYPLNDRLRFKTAIEKRNQPISQLVEFNHTELRLENELWRLSDGEQFPLLSSNQVSGGILYHHKNLSIDVDAYYKKLDGLTTFTSGFSNPLENLEKGESSINGIDVLLKYKWNHYKIWAGYTFNDITFEFPNLKDTPENFPGNNDITHHFRISNTLQLKNWQFSLGWQYRSGKPITPVNSYVIKIDADNEPAGVVNFGAVNSERLPDFHRLDASILHDLNISLGNKKLKAQLGISFLNIYNRVKPLNLIYKAERKPLDDGGIAVEGTTGSSPEELEVILEQVIQRFSLGFTPNAVFRVYF comes from the coding sequence ATGAACAAAATTTTTAGTACAGCGATATTACTTTTTAGTATCGTTCAACTCTCTTTTTCACAAGAAAAGTTCAGTATTCATTATAACAATACACCACTTCAAGAAGTTATCTCTGATATTGAAAGCAAAACTCATGTCATTTTTTCATATTCGAAAGAAATCATTCAAGGCAAAAAAGTAACCTTAAATAAACAAAAAATTACTTTAAAACAATTAACCCTTAATTTAACTCAACAAACGGGATTACTATTTGAAATGCTGAGCAGTAACCAAATTGTAATAAGTAAACCCAGAAGGTTTTGTGGATTTGTGGTTGATGCTGAAACTAATGAGCCTTTACCTTTTACCAATGTTTTAATCAACGAACGTTTATTTACAACCACCAATGAACGTGGATTTTTTAGTTTTGAAAACCCAGCTAATAACTCAGAAAAAATTACTTTTAACCTACTCGGGTATCAACAAGAGGAGGTTTTAATTTCTACCAATCAGGATTGTCCTATTATTCCTTTAAAAACTGCCTCATCTGAATTGGATGAAGTGGTAGTTTTAGGGTATATAACTTCAGGGATAGATAGAAATAGTGATGGTTCCATTTCTGTGGATTCAAAGAGGTTAGGAATTTTACCAGGTTTAGTAAGTCCAGATATATCTCAAAGCATTCAATTGATTCCAGGTATTTCTACTTTGGATGAATCTGCTACGGGTATTCAAATCAGAGGAGGATCGCCTGATCAAAACCTTGTACTTTATGATGATATTAAACTTTACAACACAGGATATTTTTATGGGATGTTTTCGCTTTTTAATCCATTTGCTACAGAAAAAGCAACCATTCTTAGATCAGGAACCAGTGCGAGTTATGGTGATCGAATTTCAGGAATTATAGATATTTCTAGTGGCACAGATATTCCAGAAAAAATGGAAGGAGGGTTAGAGATAGACGGACTCTCTATTAATGGATATATCAAAACCCCTATCTCAAAAAAACTTGCGCTATATACATTTACTAGGAGATCTTATAACGATATTGTAAAAACTCCTACATATAAGAGTTATGAAGATAAAATTTTTACAAATTTTGGAACTGTAAAAGATCGAAATGGCAATATATTGGTCCTTGAAACCGATGATGATTATAGTCCTGAAACTAGTAATAACGATTTTTCATTTGCTGATTTTAATTCTAAAATAATCTATAAACCAAATAGTAAAAACACCTTAGCCATTAGTGGTTTATACACTAGAAATCGTTTAGATTTTGATTTTAGTGGAGGAGATGAAGTAGTTGTTGATTCTTTAAAAACTCAAAATAAAGGTCTGAGTTTTAATTGGACCCATGCTTCAAATGAAAAGCAACAAGAAGAACTTACAGCATATTACTCTGAGTATAATTCTTTTTATCAAAACAACGAAATCAAAGACGAAACTGGCGATGGAGTTTTAGATTTGGCTGAAATAAATATTCGTAAAAATAACATCGTAGATTTCGGTATTAACTTTACTTTTACTACTCAAATAAAAGATTCACAAAAATTAACCTTAGGGTATCAACTTTCCTATACTGATTTGAATATTTTGATTAGTAAAGAAAATCCGGTTGATAATGAATTAGAGCGTTCTTTACAAGACGATACTAATTTAAAAAATGCATTGTTTGGAGAATATACTTTTAGTTTTAAAAATAAAGGTTTTATTAACGCAGGATTACGACTTTCTCACTATAGTTCTTTGAACAGGTTTTTAGTAGAACCACGCTTAAATTTTGAATATCCGTTGAACGATCGACTTCGTTTTAAAACAGCAATAGAAAAAAGAAATCAGCCTATCTCTCAATTAGTGGAATTCAACCATACTGAGCTTCGTTTAGAAAATGAACTTTGGCGTTTATCAGATGGTGAACAATTTCCTCTATTAAGTAGTAATCAAGTCTCTGGAGGAATTTTATATCATCATAAAAACTTAAGTATTGATGTTGATGCTTATTACAAAAAACTTGATGGTTTAACTACTTTTACAAGTGGTTTTAGTAACCCTCTAGAAAACTTAGAAAAAGGTGAAAGTAGTATTAATGGTATTGATGTTCTCTTAAAATACAAATGGAACCATTACAAAATATGGGCTGGTTACACTTTTAATGATATCACATTTGAGTTTCCAAACTTAAAAGATACGCCTGAAAATTTCCCAGGTAATAACGATATTACTCATCATTTTAGAATTTCTAATACCTTACAATTAAAAAATTGGCAGTTCTCTCTAGGATGGCAATACAGATCAGGAAAACCAATTACACCTGTTAACAGTTATGTAATTAAAATAGATGCTGATAACGAGCCTGCTGGTGTAGTTAATTTTGGTGCAGTAAACAGTGAACGTTTACCCGATTTTCATCGTTTAGATGCTTCTATTTTACATGATTTAAATATTTCTTTGGGGAATAAAAAACTGAAGGCTCAACTTGGTATTTCTTTTCTTAACATTTATAATAGAGTGAAGCCACTAAACTTAATATATAAAGCTGAACGCAAACCTTTGGATGATGGAGGAATTGCTGTTGAAGGAACCACAGGTTCTAGTCCTGAAGAATTAGAAGTTATTTTAGAACAAGTAATTCAACGATTTTCACTTGGTTTTACTCCAAACGCAGTATTTAGAGTCTATTTTTAA